The Alistipes finegoldii DSM 17242 DNA segment ATGACGCATATGTCGGCCTCGGCGTCGGGTGCGACGCGCACGAAACCGCCGCGCTCGAACTCCCGCGCGAGGGTCGAGCTTTCCGAAAAGTTGAGTTTGCAGCCGAGGGTGTGGAAATTTACTCTGCGTTGTTGCATAAATTGTCGTTATTTACCGGGCGAAATTACGAAAACTGTGCGAAAAGGGAGGGCTTTTCCGAGAAAAAAGCGTAAATTTGCGCGCAATATAAGGAGCGAGGCATGGAATTTTTCAGCGACCTGATTCAATACGGCTACTTGTCGAACGCGCTGGCGGCGTGTGTCCTTTCGGGCATAACGTGCGGCGTGATAGGCACCTATGTCGTATGCCGCCGGATGGTTTTCCTCGCCGGAGGCATCACGCATTCCTCGTTCGGCGGACTGGGCATCGCGTTTTACCTCGGCACCGACCCGATCGCCGGGGCGATGATCTTCGCCGTACTCTCGGCGCTGGGCATCGAATGGGCCGGCAGCAGGGGCCGCATCCGCGAAGATTCGGCCATCGGCATCATCTGGTCGGTGGGCATGGCCGTCGGCGCGCTCTTCATGAGCCTGCGGCCGGGCTACACGTCGGGCGATCTCTCCGCATACCTGTTCGGCAGCATCGTCACCGTGACACACGGCGACGTCGCGGCGCTGACCGCTCTGACGCTGTTCATCATCGCCGGAGCGCTGCTATGGCTGCGGCCGGTGATGTACGTGGCCTTC contains these protein-coding regions:
- a CDS encoding metal ABC transporter permease → MEFFSDLIQYGYLSNALAACVLSGITCGVIGTYVVCRRMVFLAGGITHSSFGGLGIAFYLGTDPIAGAMIFAVLSALGIEWAGSRGRIREDSAIGIIWSVGMAVGALFMSLRPGYTSGDLSAYLFGSIVTVTHGDVAALTALTLFIIAGALLWLRPVMYVAFDRDFARSRGIPTRVISYVMAALIAVTIVLSIRIMGIVLLISLLTMPVAIVNSLSRSYRTIALCAPLVAVAGNVAGLVASYNFEVPPGAAIIFTLTLTLIVVKLLPLRNKKAGAAA